Genomic segment of Cronobacter dublinensis subsp. dublinensis LMG 23823:
TGATCCTGCTGTTGACCAACGGCGGCCCGGACCGCATCGGCACGACGACGCCTGCGGGGTATACCGACCTGCTGGTGAGCTACACCTGGCGTATCGCCTTTGAAGGCGGCGGCGGACAGGACTTCGGCCTTGCGGCGGCGATCGCCACGCTGATCTTCCTGCTGGTCGGTGCGCTGGCGGTGGTGAACCTCAAAGCCACGCGCATTAAGTTTGATTAAGGAGACTTCACATGGCTATGGTTCAACCGAAATCGCAGAAGCTGCGTCTGCTGGCCACGCATCTGCTGCTGCTGGCCTTTATCGCCGCCATTATGTTTCCGCTGTTGATGGTCGTGGCGATTTCGCTGCGCCCCGGCAACTTTGCCACCGGCAGCCTGATCCCGGACCAGATCTCCTGGGAGCACTGGCGTCTCGCGCTCGGGTTTAGCGTCGAGCATGCCGATGGCCGCGTAACGCCGCCGCCGTTCCCGGTGCTGTTATGGCTGTGGAACTCGGTGAAAATCGCCGGGATCACCGCAGCTGGCATCGTGGCGCTCTCCACCACCTGCGCCTACGCCTTCGCCCGTATGCGCTTTCCGGGCAAGGGCGCGCTGCTGAAAGGTATGCTGATTTTCCAGATGTTCCCGGCGGTGCTGTCGCTGGTGGCGCTCTATGCGCTGTTTGACCGCCTGGGTCAGTACATTCCGTTTATCGGGCTCAACACCCACGGCGGCGTGATCTTCGCCTATCTGGGCGGTATCGCGCTGCATGTCTGGACCATCAAAGGCTACTTCGAAACGATCGACGGCTCGCTGGAAGAAGCAGCGGCGCTGGACGGCGCGACGC
This window contains:
- the malG gene encoding maltose ABC transporter permease MalG; protein product: MAMVQPKSQKLRLLATHLLLLAFIAAIMFPLLMVVAISLRPGNFATGSLIPDQISWEHWRLALGFSVEHADGRVTPPPFPVLLWLWNSVKIAGITAAGIVALSTTCAYAFARMRFPGKGALLKGMLIFQMFPAVLSLVALYALFDRLGQYIPFIGLNTHGGVIFAYLGGIALHVWTIKGYFETIDGSLEEAAALDGATPWQAFRLVLLPLSVPILAVVFILSFIGAITEVPVASLLLRDVDSYTLAVGMQQYLNPQNYLWGDFAAAAVLSAIPITVVFLLAQRWLVSGLTAGGVKG